The following coding sequences are from one Sardina pilchardus chromosome 16, fSarPil1.1, whole genome shotgun sequence window:
- the LOC134060495 gene encoding grpE protein homolog 1, mitochondrial-like, with protein sequence MASWCVRAVRQSYTIVASPSLVRATPRLLCTAAHQKSPGSGSGSEEDSGAQKPEQSPAEKALTEEKAQLEEQVKELTDKYKRALADTENLRRRSQKMVEDAKQFGIQGFCKDLLEVADILEKATECVPKEEVTSQNPHLKNLYDGLVMTEVQMQKVFTKHGLVKLNPEGQKFDPYEHEALFQAPVPGKEPGTVAAVTKIGYKLHGRTLRPALVGVVQAP encoded by the exons ATGGCGAGCTGGTGTGTACGTGCTGTTAGACAGAGCTACACTATTGTAGCATCTCCTTCACTCGTCAG GGCAACTCCAAGGCTACTATGCACAGCAGCCCACCAGAAGAGCCcgggctctggctctggctcggAGGAAGATAGTGGAGCACAGAAGCCTGAGCAGAGTCCAGCAGAGAAGGCTCTGACGGAGGAGAAGGCACAACTGGAGGAGCAGGTCAAAGAACTCACA GACAAATACAAGCGGGCACTGGCAGACACAGAGAACCTGAGACGCAGGAGTCAGAAGATGGTGGAAGATGCAAAGCAGTTTG gcATCCAGGGCTTCTGTAAAGATCTTCTAGAGGTGGCAGACATCTTGGAGAAGGCAACAGAATGTGTGCCTAAGGAGGAGGTTACATCACAGAACCCTCACTTGAAGAACCTGTACGACGGGCTGGTCATGACCGAGGTCCAGATGCAGAAGGTCTTCACCAAACACGGCTTGGTCAAGCTCAACCCTGAGGGCCAGAAGTTCGACCCCTACGAGCACGAAGCTCTCTTCCAAGCACCTGTCCCGGGCAAGGAGCCGGGCACTGTTGCGGCGGTCACCAAAATCGGCTACAAGCTGCATGGACGCACCCTCCGACCAGCTTTGGTGGGCGTGGTCCAGGCTCCCTAG